The following proteins come from a genomic window of Streptomyces liliiviolaceus:
- a CDS encoding tyrosinase family oxidase copper chaperone produces the protein MRVRVGNGTRREVLRGVLAAAVAAAVAPFVAASAPTRGGPYAPGGPAGGPYAQGGPAGGPSRELADFEARFAGGFDEMYGGCRIRGCKDEAAGGVRRAGNARTAPTGAWRVTVDDRPLHLMRRADGGYLTMIDHYQAYPTPLAAARAAVDELGGTLRLRAATADAEPGEGHGHGVHA, from the coding sequence ATGCGGGTGAGAGTGGGGAACGGCACGCGGCGCGAGGTCCTGAGAGGGGTGCTCGCCGCGGCCGTGGCGGCAGCGGTGGCTCCGTTCGTCGCGGCATCGGCACCGACGCGCGGCGGGCCGTACGCGCCCGGTGGCCCCGCCGGTGGGCCGTACGCACAGGGTGGCCCCGCCGGTGGGCCGTCCCGCGAACTGGCCGACTTCGAGGCGCGGTTCGCCGGCGGGTTCGACGAGATGTACGGCGGATGCCGGATCCGCGGCTGCAAGGACGAGGCGGCCGGCGGCGTACGCCGGGCAGGGAACGCGCGCACGGCTCCCACCGGGGCCTGGCGGGTCACGGTGGACGACCGGCCGCTGCATCTCATGCGGCGGGCCGACGGCGGTTATCTGACGATGATCGACCACTACCAGGCGTACCCGACACCGCTGGCCGCCGCCCGCGCCGCCGTGGACGAACTGGGCGGCACGCTGCGGCTGCGCGCGGCCACCGCGGACGCGGAGCCGGGGGAGGGGCACGGACATGGCGTACACGCGTAA